The uncultured Eubacteriales bacterium region ACAGGGTCACCCGGGCCGACATCGACGCGGTGGCGACGCCCCAGCTGGACGCGGTGGTCTTCCAGATGACCGACGCCATCGCCGCCGGAAACTTCGAGAAGGCGGCTGCGGTGCTGGGGGATTTGCTGCATATGCAGGAGCCGCCCATCAAGCTCCTGGCCGTCCTGGGCCGGCAGCTCAGGCAGCTCTACTCGGCCCGCCTGGCGCTGGAGGCGGGGAAGGGCAGTTCCTACCTCATGGAGCTGTGGGGCCTGCGCTCAGCCTACCCCGCCGACAAGCTCATGCAGGCGGCCCGGCGTTTTTCCCTCCCCTGGTGCCGCCGGGCGGTGGTCCGCTGCGGGGAGCTCGATTTGGAGATGAAGTCCACGGGGGCCAACGGGGAAGAGCTTTTGATTGGTTTTTTGCTGGAGCTCGCCAGGAAAAAAAGCGCGTAATAGTGTCTAGGGGGGGGGGCGGAGATGGCAAAGCGTGTGATTTTGGGTCTGGGTGCCTCTACTTTGCTGTTTGTCTTCGTGGTGGCCAATTTTACGGATAGACCCTCGCCGTATGACAAGGTCTACCTCCCGCCTGAGGCGGTCGTCACCACCGACGGGAATACCCTCACCGTGGAGAATAATGCAGAGGACGGGGTCGTGGTTCTGGGTTTCTACGCATATCTGGAGCGGGAGGTTCGCGGGAAATGGTACTGCGTTAAGGAGAAAGAGGCGTCCTTGGGGATGCAGGCGGGCGGCGGAGTGGTCAGTTGGGACGGAGCAGGCAGAACGTTTGAGCTAAACTTCCTGCCGCTTGAGCCCGGTACTTATCGGGTCGTTATCCCTGACAGTGTTTGGTCCGTTGCGGGTATGTTGAACCCCATGGGGTATACCATAGGGGTAGAGTTTATGGTAAAGTAGGGCCGCCATATATGACGGCCGCGGTTTGAGGGAATTTACCCTCGGGGGCGGTCGCCAGCCACGTAGGCGCGCTCCCTCGTGAGAAGAAAAAGCGAAGTTATGCCCCAATTTCATCCAAGGAGGCCGCCCCATGCTGAAAATCAAAGAGGCCATTGTGGTGGAGGGGCGGTACGACAAGAACACCCTCTCCCAGCTGGTGGACACGGTAATTCTGGAGACCTCCGGGTTCGGCGTCTTCAAGGATGGGGAGCGGCTGGCTCTCCTGCGCCGCCTGGCGGCGGCAAGGGGGCTTATCGTCCTCACCGACTCCGACGGCGCGGGTTTCGTCATCCGAAATTACCTCAAGGGGACTATCCCCTCGGAGCAGGTTAAGCACGCCTATATTCCTGACATCTACGGCAAGGAGCACCGTAAACGCACCCCTGGCAAGGAGGGGAAATTGGGCGTGGAAGGGATGGGGCCCGAGGTACTGGAGAGCGCCCTCCGCCGGGCTGGGGCCACCATCCTGGACGAGAAGGAGACAGCGGGAGAGAGGCTGCCCATCACTAAGGCGGATTTGTATGCCGCTGGGCTCTCCGGCACAGCCGACGCAGCCGTACGCCGCTCCGCGCTTCTCAAGGAGCTGAAGCTCCCTGAGCACATGAGCGCCAATGCGCTTCTTGCGGTCCTCGATGCCCTGTATACCCGGTCAGAGCTGGAAGAGACGGTTTTAAAAATGTTTTCCGAAAAAAATTAAAAAAACTATTTACATTCCTAGTTCTCTGTGGTATCTTATATACGCAAACAATAACTGATACTGATAAGGAGTCGGACATGGAACGCAGCATCCGTTATAGCAAAAAGCGCGAGGCGATTTTAGAGGTCATCCGTGAGACAGATCTCCATCCTTCCGCCGACTGGGTGTACCAGAAGCTGAAATCTGCCCATCCCGACCTCTCACTTGGCACGGTCTACCGGAATCTGGCCTTCTTCAAGGAGCAGGGGACAGTTTGCTGCGTCGGTGTAGTTAACGGTCAGGAGCGGTTTGACGCGAATACCACGCCCCACACTCACTTTATCTGTGACCACTGCGGTGCCGTCATCGACCTCCATAAGATTCCGGCGGACCCGGCGCTGGACCGCAAGGTGGGGGAGCAGTACGGTTTCCAGGTGGAGCATCATAAGCTGGTTTTCCACGGCGTTTGCAGGGAGTGCCTCTCCCAGCACCATGAAGTTAGCTGAGCAAACCCCATTTATATAAAATTTTAGGAGGAGTTCTATCATGAAAAAGTTCGTCTGTTCTGTCTGCGGTTATGTCTATGAGGGCGAGAAGGCTCCCGACTTCTGTCCCATTTGTAAGGCTCCCGCCTCCAAATTCATCGAGCAGGGCGGTGAGAAGACCTGGGCCGCCGAGCACGTTGTGGGCGTTGCCCAGGGCGCTCCTGAGGAGATCCTCGAGGGCCTGCGCATGAACTTCCAGGGCGAGTGCTCCGAGGTTGGCATGTATCTGGCTATGTCCCGCGTGGCGCACCGTGAGGGCTATCCCGAGATCGGCCTCTACTGGGAGAAGGCCGCCTTTGAGGAGGCTGAGCACGCCGCCAAGTTTGCCGAGCTGCTGGGCGAGGTAGTCACCGACTCCACCAAGAAGAACCTGGAGCTGCGCGTTGAGGCCGAGAACGGCGCCACCATGGGCAAATTCGAGCTGGCCAAGAGGGCCAAGGAGCTCAACCTGGACGCCATCCACGACACCGTCCACGAGATGGCCCGCGACGAGGCCCGGCACGGCAAGGCTTTTGAGGGCCTGCTGAACCGTTACTTCGGCTAATCTGTCAGCGATCATAGAGGGAGGGGCGAAAGCCCCTCCCTCTTTTTTCATGGGCGGGCCTCGTCACCAAGCGTTTTGGCTCCATGAGCCAAAACCTTGATGTCGGGCGGATTCATTCCGCCTGAGCAGATAAAAATAAAGGGGCCCCACGAGACTTTTGCCGCGGGAAGGCCCACCATGGCAAGGACTTTGAGGGTCCGCTGAACCGCTACTTCGGTTAATCTATCAGCGATCATAGAGGGAGAGGCGAAAGCCCCTCCCTCTCTCACTTGCCCGACACCGGGAAATGTGGTAGGATAGACCCTGCGAAAAAGAGAGGGGATGGACGAAATGAGACGATACAGGGCGGTGCTCTTCGACGTGGACGGGACGTTGCTGGACACCAGCGAGGGACTGTACGCCAGCGCCAAAAAGGCGATCCGGGAGATGGGACTGCCTCCGTTGGACGCGGACCGGCTTCGAAAAATTCTCTCGGCCAACGCCCAGCACGCCTTTCAGGAGTATTATCAGCTCTCCGAAGAGGACACCCGGCGTATCAGCGACATTTACCGCAGCGCCTACCGGGACGAATTTTTCTCCCTGGTGGAGCCTTTCCCGGGCGTGCCCCGGATGTTGGAGGAGCTGCGGGCGGATGGGTACGTCCTTGGCACCGCCTCCCTCAAACGGGAGGACTTCTGCCGCACGCTCTTTGGACCGATGGGTCTTCTGGACTATTTCGACGTGTTGTCCGGACAGAGCGCAGATTACACCCGCACCAAGCGGGATACCATCGTCAGCGCGGCGGAGCGGCTGGGTTTGGAGGCGAGCGACTGTGTGCTGGTAGGAGACAGTGTCTATGACGCGGAGGGGGCGGAGCAGGCCGGCTGCGGTTTTCTGGCCGTCACCTATGGGTTCGGGTTCACCAGCGCGGAGGAGGTGGCCCCCTACCCCCTGCTGGCCAGCGCGGCCAATACCGGCGAGGTGCTGGAGTTGCTGCGGTCCTGAAACGGGGCGCCGTAAAAAAACAATAAAAAGCAGACGTCGAAGGGGAACTTCGGCGTCTGCTTTTTTACTGCATCAGAAGGTTTTCCGGCTATGGACCGTCAGTGTGAGATCCGGGCCTGGTATTGAAAGTTTTCCCACAGGTCGACAGAGTCATAGATAGCCTTCCGGGCAAGCTCAGGGTCGTTGCTGCGGATGCCCTCAATGATCTGGGAGTGAGCTTTGTAGGTGCGTTCGCCGTTAATCTGCTTGTGATGGCTGTTGCTGATGGACTCCTCGAAATAGTCGATGACGAACTCGTAGATGCGGCTCATCATGTTGTTGTGTGCGGCTTGTCCCAGGATGCGATGGAAGTCGAGGTCAAGCCTGGCAAACGCCTCCGGTGTAGAGTCGGCGGAGCGGCGCAGCTCATTGAACCGCGCCATGTTCTCCTCCAGCAGGCCCCGTTCCCGCTGGTTCTTCTCGCGGTTGAGAATGACCAGCTCAACGACGTCCACCTCGATCATCTTGCGAAACTCTGTCAGCTCCTTAAGGTCGGGGTCATAGAGCATAAAGCTGAAGAGCATGGGCTCAATGATAGGCTTTCCCGCCTTAGTGGGGATATAGGTGCCATCCCCCGCCCGGATTTCGACGATGCCGAAGGCGGAGAGGATCTTCATGGCCTCCCTTACGGAGCCGCGGCTGACTCCGAGTCCCTCGGAGATCTCGCTCTCACTGGGGACCTTTTGACCCGGCTGCAGCTTTTTTGTACGCAGCAGCTCCCAGATACCGTCAATTACGATATCAACGGTTGATTTTTTTTCTTGCTTTTTAAAGAGCTCATCCATGCTAAACACTCTCAAATCTAATAAATTATCTCCTATTTTGTGATCTCATTATAATGCACGACGCACTGAATGTCAAATGTTAGCTATTAAAGGTCGGACATTTAATATTTGACATGTCGAAAAAAGGGTGCTATAATGAAAACAACAAACATCAGACGTCTAATGGGAAGGAGTAAATTACCATAGAATTGTCCCTTGTCAGTTTCTTATGATAGAGAGAAAGGAGGCGAGAAAAATGATTATGACGCTGCGGATCGACGAACGCCTGATCCATGGGCAGGTCATCGCGACCTGGCTGAAGAGTCTGAGCATCTCCCACATCATCGTGGCAAACGACGCGGCCGCGAAGGACGAGGTATTGCAGAAGACGCTGAAGATGGTGCTGCCCCCGGAGCAGAAATGCCTGATGAAAGGAGTGGAAGATGCAATCAGGATTCTGCGCGACCCCCGCTGCGACGACATGCGTATCCTGCTCGTTACGGCAAACCCCGCGGATGCGTACTCCCTGGTCAAGAGCGTAAAGGGGATACCGGAAGTGAACCTGGCAAACTACGGCAGCATCACCAAGGCGAAGGTGCAGGGCAAGGTCACGGTGTCGGGTATGGTGTACCTCGACAGCGAGGACATTGAGGCTACCAACGCTCTGATCGGGACCGGTATCCCGGTATTCACCCAGAAGACCCCCTCGGACCCCAAGAAAAAGCTGACTCATATCTCGTGATTTTTCTCAGCGCGCAGACAAAAATCGGGAA contains the following coding sequences:
- a CDS encoding exported hypothetical protein (Evidence 5 : No homology to any previously reported sequences); amino-acid sequence: MAKRVILGLGASTLLFVFVVANFTDRPSPYDKVYLPPEAVVTTDGNTLTVENNAEDGVVVLGFYAYLEREVRGKWYCVKEKEASLGMQAGGGVVSWDGAGRTFELNFLPLEPGTYRVVIPDSVWSVAGMLNPMGYTIGVEFMVK
- a CDS encoding putative ribonuclease M5 (Evidence 3 : Function proposed based on presence of conserved amino acid motif, structural feature or limited homology), with product MLKIKEAIVVEGRYDKNTLSQLVDTVILETSGFGVFKDGERLALLRRLAAARGLIVLTDSDGAGFVIRNYLKGTIPSEQVKHAYIPDIYGKEHRKRTPGKEGKLGVEGMGPEVLESALRRAGATILDEKETAGERLPITKADLYAAGLSGTADAAVRRSALLKELKLPEHMSANALLAVLDALYTRSELEETVLKMFSEKN
- a CDS encoding Transcriptional regulator, Fur family (fragment), encoding MERSIRYSKKREAILEVIRETDLHPSADWVYQKLKSAHPDLSLGTVYRNLAFFKEQGTVCCVGVVNGQERFDANTTPHTHFICDHCGAVIDLHKIPADPALDRKVGEQYGFQVEHHKLVFHGVCRECLSQHHEVS
- the rbr3A gene encoding Reverse rubrerythrin-1; the encoded protein is MKKFVCSVCGYVYEGEKAPDFCPICKAPASKFIEQGGEKTWAAEHVVGVAQGAPEEILEGLRMNFQGECSEVGMYLAMSRVAHREGYPEIGLYWEKAAFEEAEHAAKFAELLGEVVTDSTKKNLELRVEAENGATMGKFELAKRAKELNLDAIHDTVHEMARDEARHGKAFEGLLNRYFG
- a CDS encoding conserved hypothetical protein (Evidence 4 : Homologs of previously reported genes of unknown function), translating into MRRYRAVLFDVDGTLLDTSEGLYASAKKAIREMGLPPLDADRLRKILSANAQHAFQEYYQLSEEDTRRISDIYRSAYRDEFFSLVEPFPGVPRMLEELRADGYVLGTASLKREDFCRTLFGPMGLLDYFDVLSGQSADYTRTKRDTIVSAAERLGLEASDCVLVGDSVYDAEGAEQAGCGFLAVTYGFGFTSAEEVAPYPLLASAANTGEVLELLRS
- a CDS encoding Transcriptional regulator, giving the protein MDELFKKQEKKSTVDIVIDGIWELLRTKKLQPGQKVPSESEISEGLGVSRGSVREAMKILSAFGIVEIRAGDGTYIPTKAGKPIIEPMLFSFMLYDPDLKELTEFRKMIEVDVVELVILNREKNQRERGLLEENMARFNELRRSADSTPEAFARLDLDFHRILGQAAHNNMMSRIYEFVIDYFEESISNSHHKQINGERTYKAHSQIIEGIRSNDPELARKAIYDSVDLWENFQYQARISH
- a CDS encoding hypothetical protein (Evidence 5 : No homology to any previously reported sequences); protein product: MSKKGCYNENNKHQTSNGKE
- a CDS encoding conserved hypothetical protein (Evidence 4 : Homologs of previously reported genes of unknown function); amino-acid sequence: MIMTLRIDERLIHGQVIATWLKSLSISHIIVANDAAAKDEVLQKTLKMVLPPEQKCLMKGVEDAIRILRDPRCDDMRILLVTANPADAYSLVKSVKGIPEVNLANYGSITKAKVQGKVTVSGMVYLDSEDIEATNALIGTGIPVFTQKTPSDPKKKLTHIS